In the genome of Streptomyces aquilus, the window CCCACCGCGGGTCCAAGGCGGGCGGCTCCTCATGGACCTCGACGGTGAAACCGACGTCCCCCGTGTGCAGCCCGGTCGTCAGCCACAGGGCGCCCGGGATCGCGGCACCGCACAGACCCGCGCGCTGTCCGGCGAACGCCTCGGCGAGGTCCGGGCCGAAGCTCTCCGGGTCACTCTCGACATAGATCTGCCCGTAGTGCACGAACACTTCGCCCTCGACCGGCCTGCGCATCGCTACCTCCCGCTGGATGTGCCACCACCCTACGGACGACCACTGACAGCGCCGTCGGGCCGCGAACCCCCTCAAGACGCGCGCCGTCAGGACTTCTTCGCCGTCCGGGCCCGGTACGCCGCGACCGTCGTCCGGCTCGCGCAGGCGTTGGAGCAGAAGCGACGTGTCCGGTTCCGTGACTGGTCCACGAAGTAGTTGCCGCAGCCTTCCGCCGCGCACCGCCCCAGCGTCACGGCCGGCTCCCCGGCCACGACCAGCGCGAGCTGGGCGGCGATCAGCTGGCCGGCCCAGCGCTGGGCCGGAGTGCCGTTGCGGCTGAAGTGGACGTGCCAGCCGCCGAGTCCGTCATGGTCGGACAGATGCATCTCCGGCGGGTAGTCACGCAGCAGCCGGTGCACGGCCTCGGGTGCGGTGCCGTCGACCGCCTGCGCCAAGGCCTCTCGCACGAGGTCCGGCAGCTCGCCGTAGTCGCCGTCCGGCGGCGGAGTGATCTCGTGTTCCTCGAAGAACTGGCCGACGAACTGGCCGTGTTGGTCGAGAGACCTCGTGTTGG includes:
- a CDS encoding CGNR zinc finger domain-containing protein; this translates as MQYGDYVGNVTRLAVELANTRSLDQHGQFVGQFFEEHEITPPPDGDYGELPDLVREALAQAVDGTAPEAVHRLLRDYPPEMHLSDHDGLGGWHVHFSRNGTPAQRWAGQLIAAQLALVVAGEPAVTLGRCAAEGCGNYFVDQSRNRTRRFCSNACASRTTVAAYRARTAKKS